From Alligator mississippiensis isolate rAllMis1 chromosome 9, rAllMis1, whole genome shotgun sequence, one genomic window encodes:
- the LOC109280876 gene encoding interleukin-9, whose translation MLLYILFSCLLLVVQARTICRVRETIDLTNELLVKLEDCECTETNHNSCLCLPIPNNACLTCFETHNEEIEEKLSTIGSDGRRLYRYLQQLRNWKLCAPLFNCNETCDASPGNMMTFLTTVRAALQKLQHQ comes from the exons ATGCTGCTGTACATCCTCTTCTCCTGTTTGCTGCTTGTTGTGCAAGCACGTACGATTTGCCGAGTTCGTGAAACTATCGATCTTACAAACGAGTTACTT GTAAAGCTTGAAGACTGTGAGTGTACTGAAACTAACCATAAT tcatGCTTATGTCTTCCCATTCCAAAC AATGCCTGTTTAACATGCTTTGAGACACACAATgaagaaatagaagaaaaattGTCTACTATTGGCAGTGACGGTAGGCGTTTGTATCGCTACCTTCAGCAACTTCGAAACTGGAAGCTGTGCGCA CCACTCTTTAATTGTAATGAAACCTGCGATGCTTCCCCAGGGAACATGATGACTTTCTTAACAACAGTCCGAGCAGCTTTGCAAAAACTGCAGCACCAAtaa